From a single Thermothielavioides terrestris NRRL 8126 chromosome 1, complete sequence genomic region:
- a CDS encoding glycoside hydrolase family 16 protein (CAZy_ID 269644): MFSKFLTATTVALAASLVSAQTHSDCDPTKKDGCPHDKAVGAQIVDIDFRKGASSFFKAADGTDLKYDSGLGAVFTINKETDAPTITSNQYIFFGQVDVTVRASQGVGVVTSFVLQSDDLDEIDWEWLGGDATQVQTNYFSKGCTDTYDRGGFSPVSDPINNFHTYTIRWTPEKLDWIIDGAVVRTLTNSGLSGCSGYPQTPMQIKLGTWVGGRSDAPEGTIQWAGGLTDFSKAPFYGYYQSIRIQDYMGGQGATSASEYYYGDKSGTWQSIKIVNGSSTGSATIASSTTTTTKPTTTAKPTTTSSTSKHTSTATTLTTVSPTRIATNNGTATTSPAGSSDKPTATTATTVPTASQTGAAVKVAGNLVAAGAAALLGFLAL; encoded by the exons ATGTTCTCCAAGTTTCTGACTGCCACCACCGTGGCCCTCGCGGCCTCGCTTGTGTCGGCGCAGACTCACAGCGACTGTGATCCCACCAAGAAGG ATGGTTGCCCTCATGACAAGGCCGTTGGGGCCCAGATTGTCGACATCGACTTCCGCAAGGGCGCCAGCAGCTTCTTCAAGGCTGCCGATGGCACCGACCTCAAGTACGACAGCGGCCTGGGCGCCGTGTTCACCATCAACAAGGAGACGGACGCGCCGACTATCACGAGCAACCAGTACATCTTCTTCGGCCAGGTGGACGTGACGGTGCGGGCCTCGCAGGGCGTGGGCGTCGTGACCAGCTTCGTGCTGCAGTCGGACGACCTGGACGAGATCGACTGGGAgtggctcggcggcgacgccacCCAGGTGCAGACCAACTACTTTAGCAAAGGATGCACCGACACCTACGACCGCGGCGGCTTCTCGCCCGTTTCGGACCCCATCAACAACTTCCACACCTACACGATCAGGTGGACGCCGGAGAAGCTCGATTGGAtcatcgacggcgccgtggtCCGCACGCTCACCAACTCGGGTCTTTCGGGCTGCTCCGGCTACCCCCAGACCCCCATGCAGATCAAGCTGGGCACCTGGGTGGGTGGCCGCAGCGACGCGCCCGAGGGCACCATCCAGTGGGCCGGAGGCCTGACCGACTTCTCCAAGGCGCCTTTCTACGGCTACTACCAGAGCATCCGCATCCAGGACTACAtgggcggccagggcgcgacgtcggcgagcgaGTACTACTACGGCGACAAGTCGGGCACCTGGCAGAGCATCAAGATCGTCAACGGCAGCTCGACCGGCTCCGCCACCATCGCGTCTTCCACCACGACGACCACCAAGCCGACCACGACGGCCaagcccaccaccaccagcagcacctccAAGCACACCTCGACCGCCACCACCCTGACGACCGTCAGCCCCACGCGCATCGCCACCAACAACGGCACCGCTACcacgtcgccggccggcagcagcgacaagCCCAcggccaccacggccaccacGGTCCCCACGGCCAGCCAGACCGGCGCCGCGGTCAAGGTGGCTGGCAACCTGGTCGCCgcgggcgctgccgccctgctcggcTTCCTGGCCCTCTAA